The Paenibacillus sp. FSL R7-0204 genome includes a region encoding these proteins:
- a CDS encoding metallophosphoesterase produces the protein MKFIRKYAILPLLLLMLSSCNGQDAAEPEPQQYRIQSGHDLSILTTSDTHYLAQELRDLGPAFQQFLAAGDGKQLGYSKEMLEALGYDIGIRRPDVVIISGDLSNNGEEASHKELAGHLKRIEQDTGTRIYVIPGNHDIQNPWARSFRDKRQYATDSVSAKAFRKIYGSFGYDEALLRDEDSLSYLAAPSEELWLLMLDTAQYGDNKALGHPQLEGRVSDRTLEWIAACGAKAAAAGAQLVTVMHHSLLNHSEFIQEGFTIEDHAKVTDALMKSGVRTVLSGHIHIQDISEYSHDGERIYDIASSALSVFPHQYGLLTYSSAHQTLDYSTARLGMEQWAAATRNTDPNLLGFRAYSEANFRKRSATRSYSRLTEDPAYARYTEAELKLMADVVGRLNENYFAGSASTGNAAVTATEGYRLWQDAPASGTRSYVLKMASQQPKNNHELHVQLPQR, from the coding sequence ATGAAATTCATCCGTAAGTATGCTATCCTTCCCCTTCTGCTCCTGATGCTCTCCTCCTGTAACGGACAGGATGCAGCGGAGCCGGAACCGCAACAATACCGGATTCAATCCGGTCATGATCTGAGTATCCTGACGACGAGCGACACCCATTATTTAGCGCAGGAGCTTAGGGATCTCGGGCCTGCCTTCCAGCAGTTTCTGGCTGCCGGTGACGGCAAGCAGCTCGGCTACAGCAAGGAGATGCTGGAGGCGCTGGGCTATGATATCGGAATCCGCAGGCCGGATGTGGTGATTATCAGCGGGGATCTCAGCAACAACGGGGAAGAAGCCAGCCATAAGGAGCTGGCCGGACATCTGAAGCGCATTGAGCAAGACACCGGAACCCGGATCTATGTGATTCCGGGCAATCACGATATCCAGAATCCCTGGGCCCGGAGCTTCCGCGATAAGCGCCAATACGCCACAGATTCCGTGAGCGCCAAGGCATTCCGCAAAATCTATGGCAGCTTCGGTTATGATGAAGCCCTGCTGAGAGACGAGGATTCGCTCAGCTATCTGGCTGCCCCGTCAGAGGAGCTATGGCTGCTCATGCTGGATACTGCACAGTACGGAGACAATAAAGCGCTTGGCCATCCCCAGCTGGAGGGCCGGGTCAGTGACCGGACCCTGGAATGGATCGCCGCCTGCGGTGCGAAGGCCGCTGCCGCAGGCGCGCAGCTCGTGACGGTCATGCATCACAGCCTGTTGAATCACAGTGAATTCATTCAGGAGGGCTTCACTATTGAGGACCATGCCAAGGTTACAGATGCCTTAATGAAGAGCGGTGTGCGGACGGTTCTCAGCGGGCATATACACATTCAGGATATCAGTGAATACAGTCATGACGGGGAGCGCATCTATGACATCGCCAGCAGTGCTTTGTCTGTTTTCCCCCATCAATATGGACTCTTAACCTATTCCTCCGCCCATCAGACTCTGGATTACAGCACTGCAAGATTAGGGATGGAGCAATGGGCTGCTGCCACCCGCAATACCGATCCGAATCTGTTGGGCTTCAGGGCCTACAGTGAAGCCAATTTCCGCAAGCGGTCTGCCACCCGGAGTTATTCCCGTCTGACTGAAGACCCCGCCTACGCCCGTTATACGGAGGCTGAGCTGAAGCTAATGGCTGACGTTGTCGGAAGGCTGAACGAGAACTACTTCGCAGGCTCTGCCAGTACGGGCAATGCTGCCGTGACCGCTACAGAAGGCTACCGGCTCTGGCAGGATGCCCCGGCAAGCGGAACGAGAAGCTATGTTCTGAAGATGGCCTCGCAGCAGCCGAAGAACAATCATGAACTGCATGTCCAGCTTCCTCAGCGGTGA
- a CDS encoding TetR/AcrR family transcriptional regulator has protein sequence MARSKEFDIDDVLLKAMTIFWQQGYEKTSMQDLVTGMGIHKRSMYDTFGDKHTLYIKALERFASLQSSRLESRIEGITSAKAAIRLLFEATIHRSETEPKGCMLVNTAVELSGHDPEAAGRANEAFLNTERLIERLILHGQETGELSSRHPAPALAAYLHNALVGLRVMVKATQDTGKLQTIADTTLAVLD, from the coding sequence ATGGCGCGAAGCAAAGAGTTTGACATTGATGATGTATTGCTCAAGGCAATGACGATTTTCTGGCAGCAGGGCTATGAGAAGACCTCCATGCAGGATCTTGTAACCGGTATGGGAATTCACAAGCGAAGCATGTATGACACCTTTGGAGACAAGCATACCTTATATATAAAAGCGCTGGAGCGCTTTGCTTCCCTCCAAAGCTCCAGGCTGGAGAGCCGGATTGAGGGCATCACCTCTGCCAAGGCAGCCATCCGCCTCTTATTCGAAGCAACCATCCATAGAAGTGAAACAGAGCCGAAGGGCTGTATGCTGGTGAATACGGCAGTGGAGCTGTCGGGTCATGATCCGGAAGCTGCTGGCCGGGCGAATGAGGCTTTTCTGAATACAGAGAGATTAATTGAACGGCTGATCCTGCATGGACAGGAGACCGGAGAACTATCCTCCCGGCATCCGGCTCCGGCGCTGGCTGCGTATCTGCACAATGCCCTGGTGGGTCTGCGGGTTATGGTCAAGGCAACACAGGATACGGGCAAGCTCCAGACCATTGCCGATACTACGCTTGCTGTGCTGGACTAA
- the rnhA gene encoding ribonuclease H: protein MAKQKYYVVWEGKKPGVYNTWAECQAQTDHYTGAKYKSYESKAAAETAFKAGWKGNWGTGAAASGMSGTSKSGKSWSRSAGVETSEEIDYDSISVDVGTRGNPGPVEYKGVDTQTGDVIFSCGPIRKGTNNLGEFLAIVHALALLKKEGSSKTVYSDSVNAMKWVKQKKVATTLPRDASTEEIWQLIDRAESWLRTHTYNNKVLKWQTKSWGEIKADYGRKS, encoded by the coding sequence ATGGCTAAGCAGAAATACTACGTAGTATGGGAAGGCAAGAAGCCTGGAGTCTATAATACATGGGCGGAATGCCAGGCGCAGACGGATCATTATACCGGAGCGAAATATAAATCCTATGAGAGCAAGGCTGCTGCTGAGACAGCCTTCAAGGCAGGCTGGAAGGGCAACTGGGGAACGGGTGCAGCAGCTTCAGGAATGTCCGGCACAAGCAAGTCAGGCAAGTCCTGGAGCCGCAGCGCCGGCGTGGAGACGTCTGAGGAGATTGATTATGACAGCATCTCCGTGGATGTAGGCACCCGGGGGAATCCCGGACCGGTCGAATACAAAGGCGTGGATACCCAGACCGGGGATGTCATTTTCTCCTGCGGTCCGATCCGTAAAGGGACCAATAACCTCGGAGAGTTCCTGGCGATAGTGCATGCACTGGCTCTGCTTAAGAAGGAAGGCAGCAGTAAGACGGTCTACAGTGATTCTGTCAATGCAATGAAATGGGTCAAGCAGAAAAAGGTGGCGACGACCTTGCCCCGGGATGCCTCTACAGAGGAGATCTGGCAGCTGATTGACCGGGCGGAGAGCTGGCTGAGGACCCACACCTATAACAACAAGGTGCTGAAATGGCAGACGAAGTCATGGGGCGAAATCAAGGCGGACTATGGCCGCAAGTCTTAG
- a CDS encoding GNAT family N-acetyltransferase has protein sequence MDSEGKLTIVPLNHELIEDINLTNDYFELYGRVVPSLQSGRWSYTEVLFEETGETRFPDDNLDWSEYINREDKALFLAYMNNTCIGQIRIIQDWNRFCYIENIAAKKEYRGSGAGKLLLNTAEEWAKQRQLIGMSLEAQDDNLGACRFYVKQGFILGGVDTLKQSYHPNIETTLYWYKLFKYAMD, from the coding sequence TTGGACAGTGAAGGTAAACTCACTATTGTGCCGTTAAATCATGAATTAATAGAGGATATCAATCTGACAAATGATTATTTTGAGTTGTATGGCAGAGTGGTTCCCAGTTTACAATCCGGAAGATGGTCTTATACAGAAGTTCTTTTTGAGGAAACCGGAGAAACACGCTTTCCGGATGACAACCTTGACTGGAGCGAGTATATCAACCGAGAGGATAAAGCTTTGTTTTTAGCTTATATGAATAATACCTGCATAGGACAAATTAGAATAATTCAGGACTGGAACCGCTTCTGTTATATTGAGAACATTGCTGCTAAAAAAGAATATAGAGGCAGTGGAGCCGGAAAGCTGCTCTTAAATACAGCAGAAGAGTGGGCAAAGCAAAGACAGCTTATAGGAATGTCCCTGGAAGCGCAAGATGATAATCTTGGGGCATGCAGATTTTATGTGAAACAAGGATTCATATTAGGTGGTGTTGACACACTGAAGCAGTCCTATCATCCTAATATCGAAACCACTTTATACTGGTATAAGTTATTCAAGTATGCCATGGATTAA
- the ung gene encoding uracil-DNA glycosylase, with protein MFGNDWDEVLQEETQKPYFEELRYALAREYKQYTVYPPKDKLFSALKLTPYSKTRVVILGQDPYHGAGQAHGLSFSVEPGVRIPPSLRNIYAELHSDLGVEVPGHGSLLHWAEEGVLMLNAVLTVREGQPNSHKGLGWETFTDAIMEKLNERTEPMVFILWGSHAQLKGAVIDRSRHKVIQSPHPSPFSAHRGFLGSRPFSQANQYLEQHGLQGIDWSIPRV; from the coding sequence ATGTTTGGCAACGATTGGGATGAAGTGCTTCAGGAAGAGACGCAGAAGCCTTACTTCGAGGAATTGCGCTATGCCCTGGCACGCGAGTACAAGCAGTATACAGTCTATCCCCCGAAGGACAAGCTGTTCTCGGCGCTGAAGCTGACGCCTTACAGCAAGACCCGGGTAGTTATTCTTGGACAGGACCCTTATCACGGCGCAGGACAGGCCCACGGCCTTAGCTTCTCGGTAGAGCCGGGTGTAAGGATTCCGCCGTCATTGCGTAATATCTATGCGGAGCTGCACAGTGATCTTGGTGTAGAGGTACCGGGTCACGGATCGCTGCTGCACTGGGCAGAAGAGGGCGTGCTGATGCTTAATGCCGTACTGACAGTACGCGAGGGCCAGCCGAATTCGCATAAAGGTCTGGGCTGGGAGACCTTCACGGATGCCATCATGGAGAAGCTGAACGAGCGGACAGAACCGATGGTCTTCATCCTGTGGGGCAGCCATGCCCAGCTAAAGGGCGCGGTAATTGACCGCAGCAGACATAAGGTGATTCAGTCCCCGCATCCGAGTCCGTTCTCTGCACACCGGGGATTTCTGGGCAGCCGCCCGTTCTCTCAGGCCAACCAGTATCTGGAACAGCATGGGCTTCAGGGTATAGACTGGTCTATACCGAGGGTATAA
- a CDS encoding AI-2E family transporter, protein MLQSKYFRTCLAIIAFLTILYLGSKVIFLFTPLVSIIQLLLVPMMLSGFMYYLLRPVVNYLGTKNVNRGLSVLLIYLVFTGLFVLFWVLVWPTLREQIQNFIDNTPYLVEGIQNQFNKLQNDPAFSRFFKGDTDVTTRLTEYLNSAINWVTNSMSNLITVISSIVVVIATLPIILYYMLKDGHKLSPILQGLIPRKYRKEGQEMFKDIDSALSGFIVTRVLLNVVLGVLLYIGFLLIGLPYSLLLAVISIPLNFIPYVGSLLAAVPVVIVGFIESPSMAIWSAVVILIAQQIQDNVLSPVIYGKSLDVHPLTTVLLVLVGGDFYGLIGVLIALPVYMIIKIIFLRIYEIIVAERVDQPAPEPGAPPGIEIEIVKDDKL, encoded by the coding sequence GTGCTTCAAAGCAAGTATTTCCGGACCTGCCTGGCCATTATCGCCTTTTTGACGATTTTGTACTTAGGCTCCAAGGTCATTTTTCTGTTCACACCGCTGGTCTCTATCATTCAACTGCTGCTCGTACCCATGATGCTGTCGGGCTTCATGTATTATCTGCTGCGGCCGGTCGTCAACTATCTGGGGACCAAAAATGTAAACCGCGGGCTGTCCGTGCTGCTGATCTATCTTGTGTTCACCGGGCTGTTCGTTCTATTCTGGGTGCTGGTCTGGCCTACACTGCGCGAGCAAATCCAGAATTTCATCGACAATACGCCGTATCTGGTCGAGGGTATACAGAATCAGTTCAACAAGCTCCAGAATGATCCGGCGTTCTCCCGCTTCTTCAAGGGTGACACGGATGTGACCACACGCCTGACAGAGTATTTGAACAGTGCCATTAACTGGGTGACCAATTCGATGTCCAACCTGATCACAGTGATCTCCAGTATTGTCGTGGTTATCGCTACCCTGCCGATCATTCTCTATTACATGCTGAAGGACGGGCACAAGCTGTCCCCGATTCTTCAAGGCCTGATTCCGAGAAAGTACCGCAAGGAAGGCCAGGAGATGTTCAAGGATATTGACTCTGCACTCAGCGGCTTCATCGTTACACGTGTCCTGCTTAATGTGGTGCTGGGCGTGTTGCTGTACATTGGGTTTTTGCTGATCGGCCTGCCTTACTCTCTGCTGCTCGCCGTGATCTCCATCCCGCTGAATTTCATTCCCTATGTGGGCTCGCTGCTGGCGGCGGTTCCGGTTGTTATCGTGGGGTTCATCGAATCGCCTTCGATGGCGATCTGGTCAGCGGTCGTTATCCTGATTGCGCAGCAGATTCAGGATAACGTGCTGTCCCCGGTCATCTACGGCAAGTCACTGGATGTGCATCCGCTGACCACGGTGCTGCTTGTACTCGTGGGGGGCGACTTCTACGGCCTAATCGGCGTACTCATTGCGCTTCCGGTCTATATGATTATCAAAATCATCTTCCTGCGCATTTACGAGATCATTGTCGCCGAAAGGGTGGATCAGCCCGCACCCGAGCCCGGCGCTCCGCCGGGAATTGAGATCGAGATCGTCAAGGACGATAAGCTATAG
- a CDS encoding DeoR/GlpR family DNA-binding transcription regulator, with translation MFEEERKRMILLFVEKHTRASVQELGQELSVSESTIRRDLKELEEARLLKRTHGGAVSLQSVNFEAAVPDKEDRFLEEKLRIAGKAVEMIEEGDAILLDGGTTTLQIARALKSFRNLKVITNSIMALNELKDCRHIEVSITGGMLRPDTMAFVGPMTERSLDMVRVDKAFLGTNGLDIREGITTPNMLEAATKRKMIAVAKQTILLADHSKIGQISFCKVADLQEMDHCILDTGIPDSFRRQLDKLDVDYTLV, from the coding sequence ATGTTTGAAGAAGAACGCAAACGGATGATTCTGCTGTTTGTCGAGAAGCATACAAGAGCCTCGGTTCAGGAACTGGGCCAGGAGCTGTCCGTCTCGGAATCCACCATCCGCCGGGACCTCAAGGAGCTGGAGGAAGCGCGGTTGCTGAAGCGTACGCATGGCGGGGCGGTGTCCCTGCAGAGTGTGAACTTTGAAGCCGCGGTTCCGGACAAGGAAGACCGGTTCCTGGAGGAGAAGCTGCGGATTGCCGGGAAGGCTGTGGAGATGATTGAGGAAGGCGATGCCATTCTCCTTGACGGGGGTACCACCACCCTGCAGATTGCCCGGGCGCTGAAATCATTCCGTAATCTCAAGGTCATCACCAACTCGATCATGGCGCTGAATGAGCTGAAGGACTGCCGTCATATTGAGGTATCCATTACAGGCGGGATGCTAAGGCCGGACACCATGGCTTTTGTCGGGCCGATGACCGAACGCTCGCTGGACATGGTGCGGGTGGATAAAGCCTTCCTCGGCACCAACGGGCTGGATATCCGCGAAGGGATTACGACGCCGAATATGCTGGAAGCGGCCACGAAGCGCAAAATGATTGCTGTAGCGAAGCAGACGATTCTGCTGGCCGACCATAGTAAGATCGGGCAGATCTCCTTCTGCAAGGTTGCAGATTTGCAGGAGATGGACCACTGCATTCTGGATACCGGGATACCTGATAGCTTCCGGAGACAGCTTGATAAGCTGGATGTGGATTATACACTGGTGTGA